The Calliphora vicina chromosome 3, idCalVici1.1, whole genome shotgun sequence genome contains a region encoding:
- the LOC135953438 gene encoding uncharacterized protein LOC135953438, with translation MKRENMASNTDSDTQVNIDDLPVTFKVKYIGSEVARGLWGIKYTRRPVDIMVSAAKNLPPNKTLPHCELKVSTEGVNIEILQPKASINNWSYPIDTISYGVQDLVYTRVFAMIVVKDESSVHPFEVHAFVCDSRAMARKLTYALAAAFQDYSRKVKEHGSDESSDKITPTRQKFAIDLRSPEELAEDDETEA, from the exons ATGAAAAGAGAAAATATGGCTTCAAATACAGATTCCGATACGCAAGTCAACATAGATGATTTACCTGTAACATTTAAG GTCAAATACATTGGCTCCGAGGTGGCTCGTGGCCTATGGGGCATTAAATATACCCGCCGTCCCGTTGACATAATGGTGAGTGCTGCCAAAAATCTGCCGCCCAACAAAACTCTGCCCCACTGTGAACTGAAAGTGTCTACGGAGGGTGTGAACATAGAAATTCTACAGCCCAAGGCCAGCATTAATAATTGGAGTTATCCCATCGATACCATATCCTATGGTGTGCAAGATCTAGTCTATACTCGTGTCTTTGCCATGATTGTGGTGAAAGATGAGTCCAGTGTTCATCCCTTCGAGGTGCATGCCTTTGTATGCGACAGTCGAGCCATGGCCAGAAAACTGACTTATGCCTTGGCCGCTGCCTTCCAAGACTATTCGCGCAAGGTTAAAGAGCATGGCAGTGATGAGAGTAGTGACAAAATCACACCCACCCGTCAAAAGTTTGCTATAGATCTAAGATCCCCCGAAGAATTGGCCGAGGACGATGAAACGGAagcttaa